Proteins found in one Mucilaginibacter gracilis genomic segment:
- the sucC gene encoding ADP-forming succinate--CoA ligase subunit beta gives MNIHEYQGKAILKSFGVRIQEGIVADNVEQAIEAAKKLKEDFGSDWVVVKAQIHAGGRGKGGGVKLAKNLDDVKEKAGAILGMTLVTPQTGPEGKFVSKVLVAQDVYYPGATETKEFYMSVLLDRAAGRNIIMYSTEGGMDIEEVAEHTPHLIFKEEIDPKVGLQAFQARKIAFNLGLSGDAFKDMVKFVAALYKAYDATDSAMFEINPVLKTSDNKILAVDAKVNLDDNALYRHPDFAALRDTAEEDPMEVEASLSNLNYVKLDGNVGCMVNGAGLAMATMDIIKIAGGEPANFLDVGGTANAQTVKAAFNIILKDPNVKAILINIFGGIVRCDRVAQGVIDAYKEIGDIPVPIIVRLQGTNAVEAKTLLDESGLKVKSAILLKEAADRVKEVFAA, from the coding sequence ATGAATATTCACGAATACCAGGGTAAAGCTATACTAAAAAGTTTTGGTGTAAGAATTCAGGAAGGCATTGTTGCCGATAATGTTGAGCAGGCTATTGAGGCTGCCAAAAAACTAAAGGAAGACTTTGGGTCGGACTGGGTGGTTGTTAAAGCTCAAATACACGCAGGTGGCCGTGGTAAAGGCGGCGGCGTTAAGCTGGCTAAAAACCTTGACGATGTGAAGGAAAAAGCAGGTGCCATTTTAGGTATGACCCTGGTTACCCCGCAAACCGGGCCAGAAGGTAAGTTTGTGAGCAAGGTTTTAGTTGCACAGGATGTTTACTACCCCGGTGCTACCGAAACCAAGGAGTTTTACATGAGCGTATTGCTTGACCGCGCTGCCGGCCGTAACATCATTATGTACAGTACCGAAGGTGGTATGGATATTGAAGAAGTTGCCGAACACACTCCGCACCTGATATTTAAAGAAGAAATTGACCCGAAGGTTGGCTTACAAGCTTTCCAGGCACGCAAAATTGCTTTTAACTTAGGTTTAAGCGGCGATGCGTTTAAGGATATGGTAAAATTTGTTGCTGCTTTGTATAAAGCTTACGATGCTACAGATTCGGCCATGTTTGAGATAAACCCTGTTTTAAAAACAAGTGATAACAAAATATTAGCTGTTGATGCCAAGGTTAATTTAGATGATAACGCTTTGTACCGTCACCCGGATTTTGCCGCTTTACGCGACACTGCCGAGGAAGACCCAATGGAAGTTGAAGCAAGCCTAAGCAACCTTAACTATGTTAAGCTTGATGGTAACGTTGGCTGTATGGTTAACGGTGCCGGTTTAGCTATGGCTACTATGGACATCATTAAAATTGCCGGTGGCGAGCCTGCTAACTTTTTAGACGTTGGCGGTACCGCTAATGCACAAACTGTTAAAGCGGCTTTCAACATTATTTTGAAAGACCCTAACGTTAAAGCCATCCTAATTAACATATTTGGTGGTATTGTACGTTGCGACCGTGTTGCTCAAGGTGTTATTGACGCTTATAAAGAAATTGGCGATATACCGGTTCCGATCATTGTGCGTTTGCAAGGCACCAATGCTGTTGAAGCTAAAACTTTGCTTGACGAAAGTGGCTTAAAAGTAAAATCGGCCATATTGTTAAAAGAAGCTGCCGATAGGGTTAAAGAAGTATTTGCTGCTTAA
- a CDS encoding REP-associated tyrosine transposase, with translation MGFKYSITTNEKYFLTITVVDWVDVFTRKELAAVIVDALNYCIEHKGLQVYAWCLMPSHLHLIASTNNDEILLSDVMRDFKKFTSKEVVKTIQLIPESRREWLLNKFEFAGRYNPKIKNYKFWQDGLHPIEVTSNKFTDQKLNYIHQNPVEAGIVYSAKDYILSSAAVYAGEYPGLVKVTILE, from the coding sequence ATGGGTTTTAAATACAGCATCACTACTAACGAAAAGTACTTTTTAACAATTACCGTTGTAGATTGGGTTGATGTATTTACCCGCAAAGAGCTGGCCGCCGTAATTGTTGATGCTTTAAACTATTGTATTGAGCATAAGGGTTTACAAGTTTACGCCTGGTGTTTAATGCCGAGTCATTTACATTTAATAGCGTCTACCAATAACGATGAGATATTACTATCGGATGTTATGCGCGACTTTAAAAAGTTTACATCTAAAGAAGTTGTAAAAACTATTCAGCTTATCCCGGAAAGCAGACGGGAATGGCTACTCAATAAATTTGAGTTTGCAGGCCGCTATAACCCCAAAATAAAGAATTATAAATTTTGGCAGGACGGGCTACACCCCATAGAGGTAACGAGCAATAAATTTACAGATCAAAAACTAAATTATATCCATCAAAACCCGGTTGAAGCAGGCATAGTTTATAGCGCAAAAGATTACATTTTGAGTTCGGCAGCGGTATATGCAGGCGAATATCCCGGATTGGTTAAGGTGACTATTTTGGAATAA